A section of the Rhodobacter sp. genome encodes:
- a CDS encoding DUF2189 domain-containing protein, producing the protein MSDVTPSHAPPSTIPEPTDLTLQSLREALAAGWRDFTRAPLYGGLFSAVYVLGGLIMYAIFAAAAAEYWFIPIAVGFPILAPFAATGLYEVSRRLETGAPLGLRSVFGVVFAQKDRQVPSMAMFILLVFMFWVFLAHTIFALFFGLQPITQSTWSMLVTGNGAVMLLVGSVIGGVMAAMFYALTVVSLPLILDREVDFITAMITSFGCVTRNPGVMSLWAALIAVALFVGMVPLFLGLFIVLPVFGHATWHLYRRLLPPEG; encoded by the coding sequence ATGTCAGACGTCACGCCGAGCCACGCCCCGCCATCCACGATCCCCGAGCCCACCGACCTGACACTCCAGTCGCTGCGCGAGGCCCTGGCCGCGGGATGGCGCGATTTCACCCGCGCCCCGCTTTACGGCGGATTGTTCAGCGCGGTCTACGTGCTGGGCGGGCTCATCATGTATGCGATCTTTGCAGCGGCCGCGGCGGAATACTGGTTCATCCCCATCGCCGTCGGCTTTCCGATCCTCGCGCCCTTTGCCGCGACCGGCCTGTACGAGGTCAGCCGCCGCCTGGAAACCGGCGCCCCCCTGGGGCTGCGGTCGGTCTTTGGCGTGGTCTTCGCGCAAAAGGACCGGCAGGTGCCCTCGATGGCGATGTTCATCCTGCTGGTCTTCATGTTCTGGGTGTTCCTGGCGCATACGATCTTTGCGCTGTTCTTCGGCCTGCAACCGATAACCCAATCCACCTGGTCGATGCTGGTCACGGGCAACGGCGCCGTGATGCTGCTGGTGGGATCGGTCATCGGCGGGGTCATGGCGGCGATGTTCTATGCCCTTACGGTGGTCAGCCTGCCGCTGATCCTGGACCGCGAGGTCGATTTCATCACCGCGATGATCACCAGTTTCGGCTGCGTGACGCGCAACCCGGGCGTGATGAGCCTGTGGGCGGCGCTGATCGCTGTCGCGCTGTTCGTGGGCATGGTGCCCCTGTTTCTGGGCCTGTTCATCGTGTTGCCGGTATTCGGCCACGCGACCTGGCATCTCTATCGCCGCTTGTTGCCGCCCGAAGGGTAA
- the prfB gene encoding peptide chain release factor 2 → MRAETQSTIEAIRKTLTLLAQRMDWETARHRLEEFDAMIEDPNLWNDPARAQKLMRERQQLMDAVGTYESISRELNDNVELIELGEMEGDKDIVAEAEAAIKALGEKAEAKELEALLDGEADSNDTFLEINAGAGGTEANDWAQMLQRMYIRWAEKRGYKVELQSEEAGGEAGIKSCAYKISGHNAYGWLKSESGVHRLVRISPFGKGTRETSFASVWVYPVVDDNIEIDIQDKDIRIDTYRSSGAGGQHVNTTDSAVRITHLPTGIVVTSSMKSQHQNREIAMNALKSRLYELELRKRTEAIEAQHDAKGSAGWGNQIRSYVLQPYQMVKDLRTQHETSDTQGVLDGDLDGFMAATLAMQVAGKSRADAQGD, encoded by the coding sequence ATGCGCGCAGAAACCCAGTCCACCATCGAGGCGATCCGCAAGACGCTGACCCTGCTGGCGCAGCGCATGGACTGGGAAACCGCCCGGCATCGGCTGGAAGAGTTCGATGCGATGATCGAGGACCCGAACCTGTGGAACGACCCCGCCCGCGCGCAAAAGCTGATGCGCGAGCGACAGCAGTTGATGGACGCGGTCGGCACCTATGAGAGCATCTCGCGCGAGTTGAACGACAATGTCGAATTGATCGAGTTGGGCGAGATGGAGGGCGACAAGGACATCGTCGCCGAGGCCGAGGCCGCGATCAAGGCGCTGGGCGAAAAGGCCGAGGCGAAGGAGCTCGAGGCGCTGCTGGACGGCGAGGCCGACAGCAACGACACCTTCCTGGAAATCAACGCCGGTGCCGGCGGGACCGAGGCCAACGACTGGGCGCAGATGTTGCAAAGGATGTATATCCGCTGGGCCGAGAAACGCGGCTACAAGGTCGAACTGCAATCCGAGGAAGCGGGTGGCGAAGCGGGCATCAAGTCCTGCGCCTACAAGATCAGCGGGCACAATGCCTATGGCTGGCTGAAATCGGAATCGGGCGTGCACCGGCTGGTGCGGATCTCGCCGTTCGGCAAGGGCACGCGCGAGACGTCCTTTGCCTCGGTCTGGGTGTATCCGGTGGTCGATGACAACATCGAGATCGACATCCAGGACAAGGACATCCGCATCGACACCTACCGCTCGTCGGGGGCGGGCGGGCAGCACGTCAACACGACCGACTCGGCTGTGCGGATCACCCACTTGCCCACCGGCATCGTCGTGACCAGCTCGATGAAATCGCAGCACCAGAACCGCGAGATCGCCATGAACGCGCTGAAATCGCGGCTTTACGAACTGGAGCTGCGCAAGCGGACCGAGGCGATCGAGGCGCAGCACGACGCCAAGGGTTCGGCGGGTTGGGGCAACCAGATTCGCAGCTATGTGCTGCAACCCTATCAGATGGTGAAGGACCTGCGCACCCAGCACGAAACCTCGGACACGCAGGGGGTGCTGGACGGCGATCTGGACGGGTTCATGGCCGCGACCCTGGCCATGCAGGTTGCAGGCAAAAGCCGCGCCGACGCCCAGGGGGATTGA